Below is a window of Streptomyces genisteinicus DNA.
GGGGCGGAACATACGCGGCAACCTTCTCGCCCGGGACGTCGAACTCGTGGGAGGCGCCGGGGACATCCTCGCGCCCCTCGCCGGCCGGGTCGACCAGGTGGACGTCGTCTACGAGAACCTGCCCAACATCCCCATGGCGGGCGCCGGGGACCTCGACGACGGCCAGACGAGTTCGACGTTCATCGGGGAACGCAGCGAGGAGATCCCCGGATTCGCCGAGAAGAACCTGGTCAGCCTCCACTACCTCGCTCTCCAGCAGGCGCACCCGATGCTCCGGGTCGGAGGGCGCGTGCTCTCCTCGATCGGCGCGCGGATACCCCTGTCGGAGATCCTGGCCCTGTCCAGCGCCGCCGGATACAACGGCAGCATCCTGACCTACACCTGGAAGGTCCAGTCCGAGCCGCTGGACGTCGTCGGCGGCTACGCCCAGTGGGAGCGGGAAGGGCTCGGGCCGTTCCACTTCTACCCGGTCGACGTGCTGCGCGAGGTCTTCGCCGGTCTCACCGTGGCCGCCGCCGGCGCACAGGCCCTCCAGCTGGAGAGGGAGCTGGAGCCCCACGCGATGCCGGCGGTGGAGGCCCTCGCCCTGGTGGAGAAGGGCGAGAAGGTCGGTCACACCGTGGCGATCCTCGACTCCGTGAAGATCCCCGAGTCCACTCTCTGACCCGCGGGAGACCGGCCCGCCGCCGACGGGCCCGTATCCCGCGCCATTTCCGACAACGCCGCTGATACGAGGACGCGAGATGAATGTTCAGTCGATCATCGGTGACACGCCGCTGGTTGAACTCACCACCTTCGATGTTCCCTCCGGCGTCCGCCTCTTCG
It encodes the following:
- a CDS encoding class I SAM-dependent methyltransferase → MSSHISTTELVVSPGDFFRIGMPERIKPSVELTLSDHSYLPKADDPRADWVASVAVPAFKTLAQMGFLAPKFCTIGTGAGLDALAAVEILGARSVGFTDLHEDVLDHAGRNIRGNLLARDVELVGGAGDILAPLAGRVDQVDVVYENLPNIPMAGAGDLDDGQTSSTFIGERSEEIPGFAEKNLVSLHYLALQQAHPMLRVGGRVLSSIGARIPLSEILALSSAAGYNGSILTYTWKVQSEPLDVVGGYAQWEREGLGPFHFYPVDVLREVFAGLTVAAAGAQALQLERELEPHAMPAVEALALVEKGEKVGHTVAILDSVKIPESTL